The following are from one region of the Microbacterium sp. BK668 genome:
- the rsmA gene encoding 16S rRNA (adenine(1518)-N(6)/adenine(1519)-N(6))-dimethyltransferase RsmA: MPVQLLGAAEIRALAAELDVTPTKKLGQNFVVDANTVRKIVHAARVAPGDRVVEVGPGLGSLTLAILEAGASVTAVEIDHRLAERLPATAARHGVADGALTVVDADALRITELPGDPTVLVANLPYNVSVPVLLHFLETFPLLDRGVVMVQAEVGERLAAPPGSKVYGAPSVKAAWYGPWRLAGTVSRQVFWPVPNVDSVLVAFDRAPEARGSEAERRRTFQIVDAAFQQRRKMLRQALTPVLGGTAAEASLVLERAGVAPTARGEQLSIDDFVRIARA; the protein is encoded by the coding sequence ATGCCGGTCCAGCTGCTCGGCGCCGCCGAGATCCGCGCGCTCGCGGCCGAGCTCGACGTCACGCCGACCAAGAAGCTGGGGCAGAACTTCGTGGTCGACGCCAACACGGTGCGCAAGATCGTGCACGCGGCCCGCGTCGCGCCCGGCGACCGCGTGGTCGAGGTGGGGCCGGGACTCGGCTCGCTCACCCTCGCGATCCTCGAGGCGGGGGCATCCGTCACCGCGGTCGAGATCGATCATCGTCTCGCCGAGAGGCTCCCCGCGACGGCTGCGCGCCATGGCGTCGCGGACGGAGCGCTCACGGTCGTCGACGCGGATGCGCTGCGGATCACCGAGCTTCCGGGCGATCCGACGGTGCTCGTGGCCAATCTCCCGTACAACGTCAGCGTGCCGGTCCTGCTGCACTTCCTCGAGACCTTCCCGCTGCTCGATCGCGGAGTGGTCATGGTGCAGGCCGAGGTGGGGGAGCGGCTCGCCGCTCCTCCAGGATCGAAGGTCTACGGAGCGCCGAGCGTCAAGGCAGCCTGGTACGGGCCGTGGCGCCTGGCCGGGACGGTGTCGCGGCAGGTGTTCTGGCCCGTGCCGAACGTCGACAGCGTCCTCGTCGCGTTCGACCGCGCCCCCGAGGCGCGCGGGTCCGAGGCGGAGCGCCGTCGCACGTTCCAGATCGTGGATGCCGCGTTCCAGCAGCGCCGGAAGATGCTGCGTCAGGCGCTCACCCCTGTGCTCGGCGGCACGGCGGCCGAGGCGTCCCTCGTCCTCGAGAGGGCAGGGGTCGCACCCACCGCGCGCGGGGAGCAGCTGTCGATCGACGACTTCGTGCGCATCGCGCGAGCCTGA
- a CDS encoding phosphodiesterase, whose protein sequence is MRTAEYPAPERILLHLSDTHLRAAGSRLFDRVDSAERLAQALAAVEASGVRPDAVVVTGDLADWGEAEAYEAIRALVEPFAAGLGARLFWVMGNHDDRGAFRSRLLDDVRTDPLVPHDRVDELDGLRLVTLDSTVPGAHHGELDDAQLEWLRGVLATPAPLGTILAMHHPPVPSVLPLAASVELRDQARLAHVLRGSDVRAIVAGHLHYSTFATFAGIPVSVASATCYTQDLTVPAGGTRPQDGAQSFNLVHVYDATVVHSVVPVDAPLPLEHIDAAEARRRLVVAGIEPVPPRAPVRFSDVPKDAPTEPLPVLR, encoded by the coding sequence ATGCGCACCGCGGAGTATCCGGCGCCCGAGCGGATCCTGCTCCACCTGAGCGACACGCACCTGCGTGCCGCCGGCTCCCGGCTCTTCGACCGCGTCGACTCCGCCGAGCGCCTCGCGCAGGCGCTCGCCGCGGTCGAGGCATCCGGCGTCCGTCCCGACGCCGTCGTCGTCACCGGCGACCTCGCGGACTGGGGCGAGGCCGAGGCCTACGAGGCGATCCGCGCGCTCGTCGAGCCCTTCGCCGCGGGTCTCGGTGCGAGGCTCTTCTGGGTCATGGGCAATCACGACGACCGCGGGGCGTTCCGCTCGCGGCTGCTCGACGACGTCCGCACCGACCCGCTGGTGCCCCACGACCGCGTCGACGAGCTCGACGGCCTGCGGCTGGTGACGCTCGACTCGACGGTGCCGGGCGCCCACCACGGCGAGCTCGACGACGCGCAGCTCGAGTGGCTGCGTGGGGTGCTCGCGACGCCGGCTCCGCTCGGGACGATCCTCGCCATGCACCATCCGCCCGTCCCGAGCGTCCTCCCGCTCGCCGCGAGCGTCGAGCTCCGCGACCAGGCCAGGCTCGCGCACGTGCTCCGAGGCAGCGATGTGCGCGCCATCGTCGCGGGCCACCTGCACTACTCGACGTTCGCCACGTTCGCCGGGATCCCCGTGTCGGTGGCCTCGGCGACCTGCTACACGCAGGACCTCACGGTGCCGGCCGGCGGCACGCGCCCCCAGGACGGCGCGCAGTCGTTCAACCTCGTCCACGTCTACGACGCCACCGTCGTCCACTCCGTCGTGCCCGTCGACGCGCCGCTGCCGCTCGAGCACATCGACGCCGCCGAGGCGCGGCGCCGGCTCGTCGTCGCGGGCATCGAACCGGTCCCGCCGAGAGCGCCGGTGCGCTTCAGCGACGTGCCGAAGGATGCGCCGACCGAGCCGCTGCCTGTTCTTCGCTGA
- a CDS encoding GNAT family N-acetyltransferase — translation MPSPLAAQHHDGPIDDAARGALADQGLELRLVANGDADGFRAWLQAVARGFLDGERNDEQLQAGLDRLGQRRLVGVFDAASPDPERPVATFASWVAELSVPGGLGIPSVAISSVTVAPTHRRRGILRSMMEGELRRAAELGIPVAILTVSESTIYGRFGFAPAAMSGRIRVDVPRARWAGPRPDGRVDFISRERFRELAPGLFDAVRLRTAGEIEMPDGHWDRFAGTRPDAEHPERLRAVQYTEPGGAVRGAALYAYRENHDDFARSKVGVHRLVAETADAYAALWRFLLELDLVGELTASELAVDEPLLWMIGDRRAATLTVQDHQYVRILDVPAALSGRRYAAPGVVALDVSDPIGFGEGRWLLRVGEDGAASVETWDGSDPGAPTVRLGVAELSAVYLGSVSLLTLVAAGRAEVVPVRASGDAPAPADRAPADALAAAAVFAWPETARLSFWY, via the coding sequence ATGCCGAGCCCACTCGCCGCGCAGCACCACGACGGCCCGATCGACGACGCGGCACGCGGCGCGCTCGCCGATCAGGGACTCGAGCTCCGGCTGGTCGCGAACGGCGATGCGGACGGCTTCCGGGCGTGGCTCCAGGCGGTCGCCCGGGGCTTTCTCGACGGCGAGCGCAACGACGAACAGCTGCAGGCCGGCCTCGATCGGCTCGGCCAGCGCCGGCTCGTGGGGGTCTTCGACGCAGCGTCGCCCGACCCGGAGCGTCCCGTCGCCACCTTCGCCTCCTGGGTCGCCGAGCTCTCGGTGCCCGGCGGCCTCGGCATCCCCTCCGTCGCCATCAGCTCGGTGACCGTCGCCCCGACGCATCGCCGGCGAGGCATCCTCCGCTCGATGATGGAGGGCGAGCTGCGCCGCGCCGCCGAGCTCGGCATCCCCGTGGCGATCCTGACGGTGAGCGAATCGACGATCTACGGGCGGTTCGGCTTCGCCCCCGCGGCGATGAGCGGCCGCATCCGGGTCGACGTGCCTCGTGCCCGATGGGCCGGCCCGCGCCCGGACGGGCGCGTCGACTTCATCTCGCGCGAGCGGTTCCGAGAGCTCGCTCCCGGGCTGTTCGATGCCGTGCGCCTGCGGACGGCGGGTGAGATCGAGATGCCGGACGGGCACTGGGACCGGTTCGCGGGCACCCGGCCCGACGCGGAGCACCCCGAGAGGCTTCGCGCTGTGCAGTACACCGAGCCCGGGGGAGCGGTGCGCGGTGCAGCCCTCTACGCCTACCGCGAGAACCACGACGACTTCGCCCGGTCCAAGGTCGGTGTGCACCGGCTCGTCGCCGAGACGGCAGACGCCTACGCGGCGCTGTGGCGGTTCCTTCTCGAACTCGACCTGGTCGGCGAGCTCACCGCGTCGGAGCTCGCCGTCGACGAGCCGCTGCTGTGGATGATCGGCGACCGCCGGGCCGCGACCCTGACCGTGCAGGACCACCAGTATGTGCGGATCCTCGACGTGCCCGCGGCGCTGAGCGGGCGACGCTATGCGGCGCCGGGGGTGGTCGCGCTCGACGTGTCGGATCCGATCGGCTTCGGCGAGGGCCGGTGGCTGCTGCGCGTCGGGGAAGACGGCGCGGCCTCGGTCGAGACGTGGGACGGATCCGACCCCGGCGCGCCGACCGTGCGCCTCGGCGTCGCGGAGCTGTCGGCGGTGTATCTCGGCTCGGTCTCGCTTCTCACCCTCGTCGCCGCCGGGCGGGCGGAGGTCGTTCCCGTGCGCGCTTCCGGCGACGCGCCGGCGCCGGCGGACAGGGCGCCCGCCGACGCGCTCGCCGCAGCCGCTGTCTTCGCGTGGCCCGAGACCGCGCGCCTGAGCTTCTGGTACTGA
- a CDS encoding stealth family protein → MSALPATPATPALSVLPVEQHVWSGLLARPDVVLERGVLHLVHESTTPQDAQTEDLLLVASAIENAGVDVILIRHDRRVPALVVDVAARDAAFEALRALGRHEPLYVKKTRGEATLAAEAASPGSEPSAWRVYRPRITPSGSVRYGTSAAARLEFWRFGAEAVEAPADNVLMRRTTAADDVVFEGVTRLGRTWRTVAGMFDPLPDEFTEPVDIVFSWVDGSSTDFQRQRAARMEGYVVGEGDDGPARYRHVDELRYALRSVHMYAPWVRRIFIATDSPAPAWLLDHPKVTVVRSEEFFADPTVLPTHNSHAVEAQLHRIDGLAEHFLYSNDDMFFGRPVEPEMFFTPAGVSQFVECEVRIGAGPTATHRSGHDNALRVNRALLRERFGRTIVRDLEHCAAPLRRSVVAELEKAFPEDFARTAASRFRSASDISVTNCLYHYYALMTGRAIATHRPRVRYVQTTMAKSLRRMEALAERRDVDMFCLNDGGETEIPEEVRVAALREALEKMFPVRAPWERAELSEEQAAARSAHPSARR, encoded by the coding sequence ATGTCTGCGCTGCCCGCCACCCCTGCCACCCCGGCCCTGTCGGTGCTGCCCGTCGAGCAGCACGTCTGGTCGGGCCTGCTCGCACGCCCCGACGTCGTTCTCGAGCGGGGCGTCCTCCACCTCGTGCACGAGTCGACCACCCCGCAGGATGCGCAGACCGAGGACCTGCTGCTCGTGGCGTCGGCGATCGAGAACGCCGGGGTGGACGTCATCCTCATCCGGCACGATCGCCGCGTCCCGGCCCTCGTCGTGGACGTGGCAGCGCGGGATGCCGCGTTCGAGGCGCTTCGGGCGCTGGGGCGCCACGAGCCGCTGTACGTCAAGAAGACGCGGGGCGAGGCGACGCTCGCCGCCGAGGCCGCCTCGCCGGGCTCCGAGCCGTCGGCATGGCGCGTGTACCGTCCGCGCATCACCCCCTCGGGAAGCGTCCGGTACGGCACGTCGGCCGCCGCGCGCCTGGAGTTCTGGCGCTTCGGCGCCGAGGCGGTCGAAGCGCCGGCCGACAACGTCCTGATGCGCAGGACGACCGCCGCCGACGACGTCGTCTTCGAGGGCGTCACCCGCCTCGGTCGCACGTGGCGCACCGTCGCGGGCATGTTCGATCCGCTCCCCGACGAGTTCACCGAGCCCGTCGACATCGTCTTCTCGTGGGTCGACGGATCGTCGACGGACTTCCAGCGCCAGCGCGCCGCGCGCATGGAGGGGTACGTCGTGGGCGAGGGCGACGACGGCCCCGCACGGTACCGCCACGTCGACGAGCTGCGGTACGCCCTCCGCAGCGTCCACATGTACGCCCCCTGGGTGCGACGGATCTTCATCGCGACGGACTCCCCGGCACCGGCCTGGCTCCTGGACCACCCCAAGGTCACCGTCGTGCGGAGCGAGGAGTTCTTCGCCGACCCGACGGTGCTTCCCACGCACAACTCCCACGCCGTCGAGGCGCAGCTGCACCGCATCGACGGCCTCGCCGAGCACTTCCTCTACTCGAACGACGACATGTTCTTCGGCCGGCCCGTGGAGCCCGAGATGTTCTTCACGCCGGCCGGGGTTAGCCAGTTCGTCGAATGCGAGGTGCGCATCGGCGCGGGCCCGACCGCGACGCACCGCAGCGGGCACGACAACGCCCTTCGGGTCAACCGCGCGCTCCTGCGCGAGCGCTTCGGGCGCACCATCGTGCGCGACCTGGAGCACTGCGCCGCGCCGCTGCGCCGCAGCGTCGTCGCGGAGCTGGAGAAGGCGTTCCCGGAGGACTTCGCGCGGACGGCGGCGTCGCGCTTCCGCTCGGCGAGCGACATCTCGGTGACCAACTGCCTGTACCACTACTACGCGCTCATGACCGGTCGTGCCATCGCGACGCACCGCCCCCGGGTGCGCTACGTGCAGACCACGATGGCGAAGTCGCTGCGGCGGATGGAGGCCCTCGCAGAGCGGCGGGACGTCGACATGTTCTGCCTCAACGACGGCGGCGAGACCGAGATCCCCGAAGAGGTCCGGGTCGCGGCCCTGCGCGAGGCGCTGGAGAAGATGTTCCCCGTACGCGCCCCGTGGGAGCGCGCGGAGCTCAGCGAAGAACAGGCAGCGGCTCGGTCGGCGCATCCTTCGGCACGTCGCTGA
- a CDS encoding TatD family hydrolase encodes MSDPSNYVRTRHNDGSRDVSYPDPPEPLAVPVYDNHAHLEIEDGLGLSLDEQLSRAQDVGVAGVVQAGGDIESSRWSAWAAASHPRVLAAVAIHPNEAPAYAAAGRLGEAIEAIDELAAQPRVRAIGETGLDFFRTDEDGRPAQFESFEAHIALAGKHGLAMQIHDRDAHDAVLETLSRVGAPDRTVFHCFSGDADMARIAGERGYYLSFAGNVTFKNAQNLRDALAVIPRERILVETDAPFLTPTPHRGRPNAPYLVPVTVRFMAAELGVDLDEFCAQVAANTLAVYGAFED; translated from the coding sequence GTGTCCGACCCGAGCAACTACGTGCGTACGCGGCACAACGACGGGTCGCGCGACGTGAGCTACCCCGATCCGCCCGAGCCGCTGGCCGTGCCGGTCTACGACAACCACGCTCACCTCGAGATCGAAGACGGCCTCGGCCTCTCCCTCGACGAGCAGCTCTCCCGCGCGCAGGACGTCGGCGTCGCGGGCGTCGTCCAGGCCGGCGGCGACATCGAGTCCAGCCGCTGGTCGGCGTGGGCCGCGGCATCCCATCCCCGCGTGCTCGCCGCCGTGGCGATCCATCCGAACGAGGCCCCCGCATACGCCGCGGCCGGCCGGCTCGGCGAGGCCATCGAGGCCATCGACGAGCTCGCCGCGCAGCCGCGGGTGCGCGCGATCGGCGAGACGGGGCTGGACTTCTTCCGCACCGACGAGGATGGGCGGCCGGCGCAGTTCGAGAGCTTCGAGGCGCACATCGCGCTCGCCGGCAAGCACGGCCTCGCCATGCAGATCCACGACCGCGACGCGCACGACGCCGTGCTCGAGACGCTCTCGCGGGTGGGCGCTCCCGATCGCACGGTGTTCCACTGCTTCTCCGGCGACGCGGACATGGCGCGCATCGCGGGGGAGCGCGGCTACTACCTCTCGTTCGCGGGCAACGTGACGTTCAAGAACGCGCAGAACCTGCGGGACGCGCTCGCGGTGATCCCGCGGGAGCGGATCCTGGTCGAGACGGATGCCCCGTTCCTCACGCCGACGCCGCATCGCGGTCGCCCCAACGCGCCGTACCTCGTGCCGGTCACGGTGCGCTTCATGGCCGCCGAGCTCGGAGTGGACCTCGACGAGTTCTGCGCGCAGGTCGCCGCCAACACGCTCGCGGTGTACGGCGCGTTCGAGGACTGA
- a CDS encoding 4-(cytidine 5'-diphospho)-2-C-methyl-D-erythritol kinase, with the protein MSDAAVVDRVHVRAPGKINLFFEVGDVQDDGYHDVASAYQAVSLYEDVWAESGDDFTIRVSGTVDVSGVPADDRNLALRAARMLAQRSGYDGGVHLEIIKHVPVAGGMGGGSADAAAALVACDLLWGTDLGIHELQNLASRLGADVPFSLLGGTAIGTGRGDQLSPALAKGRFDWVLLPSEEEGLATPEVYRHLDRLREEQAPDISPPRRRLAVDPAVLQALRAGDAAALAEHVRNDLQPAALSLRPALRDALELGEESGALAGIVSGSGPTLAFLTAGPEAALELQVTLAAAGYPALHVHGPVAGARAL; encoded by the coding sequence GTGAGCGACGCCGCCGTCGTCGATCGCGTCCACGTCCGCGCGCCCGGGAAGATCAACCTGTTCTTCGAGGTCGGCGACGTGCAGGACGACGGCTACCACGACGTGGCCTCGGCCTACCAGGCGGTCTCGCTCTACGAGGACGTGTGGGCCGAGTCCGGCGACGACTTCACCATCCGGGTGAGCGGCACGGTGGACGTCTCGGGGGTGCCCGCCGACGACCGCAACCTCGCTCTCAGGGCGGCGCGCATGCTCGCGCAGCGCTCGGGCTACGACGGCGGCGTGCACCTCGAGATCATCAAGCACGTGCCGGTGGCGGGGGGCATGGGCGGGGGATCCGCGGATGCCGCAGCCGCCCTCGTCGCGTGCGATCTGCTGTGGGGCACCGACCTCGGGATCCACGAGCTGCAGAATCTCGCCTCGCGACTCGGAGCGGACGTTCCGTTCTCGCTGCTCGGGGGCACCGCGATCGGGACCGGTCGCGGCGACCAGCTGAGCCCGGCGCTCGCGAAGGGGCGCTTCGACTGGGTGCTGCTGCCCTCCGAGGAGGAGGGCCTGGCGACCCCCGAGGTGTACCGCCACCTCGACCGCCTGCGAGAGGAGCAGGCGCCCGACATCTCACCACCGCGCCGCAGGCTCGCCGTCGACCCCGCCGTCCTGCAGGCCCTGCGGGCGGGGGATGCCGCGGCCCTCGCGGAGCACGTGCGCAACGACCTCCAGCCTGCCGCCCTGTCGCTGCGGCCCGCCCTGCGGGACGCCCTCGAGCTCGGGGAGGAGTCCGGCGCCCTCGCCGGCATCGTCTCGGGGTCGGGACCGACCCTCGCCTTCCTGACGGCGGGTCCCGAGGCGGCGCTCGAGCTTCAGGTGACCCTCGCCGCCGCGGGGTACCCCGCCCTGCACGTGCACGGCCCGGTCGCCGGAGCGCGCGCGCTCTGA
- a CDS encoding sugar porter family MFS transporter, translating into MSSSAASGSHVSVPLARVVLVAATAALGGFLFGFDTAVINGAVSAIGEQFQTGPVLLGFAVASALIGCAIGAWFAGRIADRYGRIRVMVIAAILFVLSALGCGLAFTVWDLSFWRIVGGLGVGAASVIAPAYIAEVSPPVYRGRLGSLQQLAIVTGIFVALLTDAGIVAVAGSSTAPWLLGLEAWRWMFLSELVPAVIYGVLAFTIPESPRYLIARGEMGRAKEVLTRYVGGDVEKTSTDILKTVQGKSDRPRFAILRGSTFGLLPIVWIGIGLSVLQQFTGINVIFYYSSTLWQAVGFTEQDSLTITVITSVTNIVTTIIAILLIDRVGRRPLLLVGAMGQFVCLAVLTFIFATAPIENGEPVLQGAAGTTALIAANLYVVFFGASWGPVVWVLLGEMFSNKIRAVALSVAAAAQWAANFVISTTFPALAAVGLGLAYGIYTFFAFAAIFFVLRFVRETKGRTLESMLDTPASARARASGDA; encoded by the coding sequence ATGAGTTCATCCGCCGCATCTGGATCCCACGTCTCCGTTCCTCTCGCGCGTGTCGTCCTGGTCGCCGCGACGGCGGCGCTCGGCGGCTTCCTCTTCGGCTTCGACACGGCTGTCATCAACGGCGCCGTGAGCGCGATCGGCGAGCAGTTCCAGACCGGTCCGGTCCTGCTCGGCTTCGCCGTGGCATCCGCCCTCATCGGCTGCGCGATCGGAGCGTGGTTCGCCGGCCGCATCGCGGACCGCTACGGCCGCATCCGCGTCATGGTCATCGCGGCGATCCTGTTCGTGCTGAGCGCCCTCGGCTGCGGCCTCGCCTTCACGGTGTGGGACCTGTCGTTCTGGCGCATCGTCGGCGGACTGGGCGTCGGCGCGGCGTCGGTCATCGCCCCCGCCTACATCGCGGAGGTCTCGCCGCCGGTCTACCGCGGACGCCTCGGGTCGCTCCAGCAGCTGGCGATCGTCACCGGCATCTTCGTCGCGCTGCTGACGGACGCGGGCATCGTCGCCGTCGCGGGGAGCTCGACCGCGCCGTGGCTGCTCGGACTGGAGGCCTGGCGGTGGATGTTCCTGTCGGAGCTGGTCCCCGCGGTCATCTACGGCGTCCTCGCCTTCACGATCCCCGAGTCGCCTCGGTACCTCATCGCCCGCGGCGAGATGGGCCGCGCCAAGGAGGTCCTCACCCGATACGTCGGCGGCGACGTCGAGAAGACATCGACCGACATCCTCAAGACCGTCCAGGGCAAGTCGGATCGGCCGCGTTTCGCGATCCTCCGCGGATCGACGTTCGGGCTGCTGCCGATCGTGTGGATCGGGATCGGGCTGTCGGTGCTGCAGCAGTTCACCGGCATCAACGTCATCTTCTACTACTCGTCGACCCTCTGGCAGGCGGTGGGCTTCACCGAGCAGGACTCGCTCACGATCACCGTCATCACGTCGGTGACGAACATCGTGACGACGATCATCGCGATCCTCCTCATCGACCGCGTGGGACGCAGGCCCCTCCTCCTCGTCGGTGCGATGGGCCAGTTCGTCTGCCTCGCGGTCCTGACCTTCATCTTCGCGACGGCTCCGATCGAGAACGGGGAGCCCGTCCTGCAGGGCGCCGCCGGGACGACCGCCCTCATCGCGGCGAACCTCTATGTCGTCTTCTTCGGCGCCTCGTGGGGACCGGTCGTCTGGGTGCTCCTCGGTGAGATGTTCAGCAACAAGATCCGCGCCGTCGCCCTGTCGGTGGCCGCCGCCGCGCAGTGGGCGGCCAACTTCGTCATCTCCACGACCTTCCCGGCGCTGGCCGCGGTCGGACTGGGCCTGGCGTACGGGATCTACACCTTCTTCGCGTTCGCGGCCATCTTCTTCGTGCTCCGCTTCGTCCGAGAGACGAAGGGGCGCACGCTCGAATCGATGCTCGACACGCCGGCGTCGGCACGCGCGCGAGCGTCCGGGGACGCCTGA
- a CDS encoding aldo/keto reductase yields MTDESRYRSRGGDLHRPYAAAPDRYDRLEYRPVGTSGLLLPPVSLGLWWNFGDNIPFDRQREVLRHAFDIGITHFDLANNYGPPYGSAEINFGRMMREDFAPYRDELIISSKAGYDMWEGPYANGGSRKYLLASAEQSLRRMGVDYVDIFYSHRYDPDVPLEETIGALDTLVRQGKALYVGISSYSAERTAVAAAIARSMGTPLVIHQPSYSILNRWVEDGLTGVLKQEGMGAIAFTPLQQGLLTSKYLGDGTAERAQDRWSLGGRRLTDQALASLRGLDVIAKERGQTLAQLALQWVLRDPVVTSALIGASTTEQLDENLAALSGPGFTTEELEQIDALADAAGADVWAESGDR; encoded by the coding sequence GTGACCGACGAATCGCGCTACCGCTCCCGCGGCGGAGATCTCCACCGCCCGTACGCCGCGGCCCCCGATCGCTACGACAGGCTCGAGTATCGGCCCGTCGGCACCTCGGGGCTCCTGCTCCCCCCGGTCTCGCTCGGACTGTGGTGGAACTTCGGCGACAACATCCCCTTCGACCGCCAGCGCGAAGTGCTCCGGCACGCGTTCGACATCGGCATCACGCACTTCGACCTCGCCAACAACTACGGCCCGCCCTACGGCTCCGCCGAGATCAACTTCGGTCGCATGATGCGGGAGGACTTCGCGCCCTACCGCGACGAGCTGATCATCTCGTCCAAAGCCGGCTACGACATGTGGGAGGGCCCCTACGCCAACGGCGGCTCCCGGAAGTACCTTCTGGCAAGCGCGGAGCAGTCCCTCCGGCGCATGGGCGTCGACTACGTCGACATTTTCTACTCCCACCGCTACGACCCGGACGTGCCGCTGGAGGAGACCATCGGCGCCCTCGACACCCTCGTGCGGCAGGGCAAGGCCCTGTACGTGGGCATCTCGTCCTACAGCGCCGAGCGGACGGCGGTGGCCGCGGCGATCGCGCGGAGCATGGGGACGCCCCTCGTCATCCACCAGCCCTCCTACTCCATCCTCAACCGCTGGGTCGAGGACGGGCTCACCGGGGTCCTGAAGCAGGAGGGGATGGGGGCGATCGCCTTCACGCCGCTGCAGCAGGGCCTCCTGACGAGCAAGTACCTCGGAGACGGCACCGCCGAGCGCGCGCAGGACCGCTGGTCGCTCGGCGGCCGCCGGCTCACCGATCAGGCCCTCGCGTCGCTTCGCGGCCTCGACGTCATCGCGAAGGAGCGCGGGCAGACGCTCGCTCAGCTCGCCCTGCAGTGGGTCCTGCGCGACCCGGTGGTGACCTCGGCCCTCATCGGCGCCTCGACGACCGAACAGCTGGACGAGAACCTCGCCGCCCTCTCCGGCCCCGGCTTCACGACCGAGGAGCTGGAGCAGATCGACGCGCTCGCCGACGCCGCCGGCGCCGATGTGTGGGCGGAGTCGGGAGACCGGTGA
- a CDS encoding MFS transporter, whose amino-acid sequence MPSLGDMIAPRRLGRDFRWLLASSWTSNLGDGIALAAAPLLIASLTSSPILVAAGAMMQFLPWLLFGLLAGAVADHHDRRRLVMLANALRGVVVLALVIFLITGLATVWLVLVVSFLYGTAEVFADSAGTTLLPMLVRPADLGIGNARMQAGFLVANQLAGPPLGAFLFALGSFWPFVLQVLCVALAVLLISRIARTPVPEHPGPSSSSTTHAIREGLRWLRHNAPVRTLVIIILVFNVTWAAPWGVLVLYATEYLGMGPVGYGALTTASALGGIIAVFSFGWLEQRVSFSTLMRVCLSCEVLMHLGFALTTSPIVAFVIMFGFGLYAFVWATISTTVRQRLVPMQLQGRIASVNMVGVFAGLVVGQFLGGVLAQLFGLTAPWWFAFAGSAITLALVWRPISHIAAAKPVLDAEQADEVGAEDEPGAGGKPLID is encoded by the coding sequence ATGCCTTCGCTCGGCGACATGATCGCGCCCCGGCGCCTCGGCCGGGACTTCCGCTGGCTGCTGGCGTCGTCGTGGACGAGCAACCTCGGCGACGGCATCGCCCTGGCTGCGGCGCCGCTGCTCATCGCGTCGCTGACCTCCTCGCCGATCCTCGTCGCCGCCGGTGCGATGATGCAGTTCCTGCCCTGGCTGCTCTTCGGCCTTCTCGCCGGGGCCGTGGCCGATCACCACGACCGCAGGCGCCTCGTGATGCTCGCCAACGCCCTGCGCGGGGTCGTCGTCCTCGCACTCGTGATCTTCCTGATCACGGGGCTCGCCACCGTGTGGCTGGTGCTCGTCGTCTCGTTCCTGTACGGGACGGCCGAGGTGTTCGCCGATTCGGCGGGCACCACGCTGCTGCCCATGCTGGTCCGGCCCGCCGACCTCGGCATCGGCAACGCGCGCATGCAGGCCGGATTCCTCGTCGCGAATCAGCTCGCGGGCCCGCCGCTCGGCGCGTTCCTGTTCGCCCTCGGCTCGTTCTGGCCGTTCGTCCTGCAGGTGCTCTGCGTCGCGCTGGCCGTGCTGCTCATTTCCCGCATCGCGCGGACACCCGTGCCGGAGCATCCCGGCCCCTCCTCTAGCTCCACGACGCACGCGATCCGCGAGGGCCTGCGCTGGCTCCGTCACAACGCTCCCGTGCGGACGCTCGTCATCATCATCCTGGTGTTCAACGTCACGTGGGCGGCGCCCTGGGGCGTCCTGGTCCTGTATGCCACCGAGTACCTCGGCATGGGCCCCGTCGGCTACGGCGCGCTCACCACGGCGTCGGCGCTCGGCGGCATCATCGCGGTCTTCAGCTTCGGCTGGCTCGAGCAGCGCGTGTCGTTCTCCACGCTCATGCGCGTGTGCCTCTCGTGCGAGGTGCTCATGCACCTGGGCTTCGCGCTGACCACCTCGCCCATCGTGGCCTTCGTCATCATGTTCGGCTTCGGGCTCTACGCGTTCGTCTGGGCGACGATCTCGACGACCGTCCGTCAGCGGCTCGTCCCGATGCAGCTGCAGGGGCGGATCGCCTCGGTCAACATGGTCGGCGTCTTCGCGGGCCTGGTAGTCGGACAGTTCCTGGGCGGCGTGCTGGCGCAGCTCTTCGGCCTGACCGCCCCCTGGTGGTTCGCCTTCGCCGGCTCCGCGATCACGCTCGCGCTGGTGTGGCGTCCGATCTCGCACATCGCCGCGGCCAAGCCCGTGCTGGACGCCGAGCAGGCCGACGAGGTCGGGGCCGAGGATGAGCCCGGCGCCGGCGGGAAGCCCCTCATCGACTGA